Part of the Limihaloglobus sulfuriphilus genome is shown below.
AATGGCGCTGAGCGTGTCTTTGAGCCTTTCTTCCGCGAAGTGGTACAGCGTGTCCACATCTTCATTTGCATCTTTGAATGCGAGTGAAACAACTGTCATCGTCTTGCGGATATTATCGAATATAATAACCGTCTCAGGTATCATAAAGCTCGCCAGCGGCTTATCTTCGGGCAATTTATTGATTATCTTCGGCTCAAAAAAACTAACGGCTTCATAGGTAAAATACCCGATAAGCCCGCCCCAGAACCGCGGCAGCTCGGGAATCTGCGCGGGTTTATATCCCTTCATAATCTCCCGCAGTGTTTCAAGCGGTTTGCCGCCGTGCGGGATGGTCTTCATCCGGCCGTTTTCGTTAATGACGACTGAATCTCGGTAAACCTGCACCGTCGCCCTGGCAGAGATACCCAGAAAGCTGTACCGCGACCATCTTTCTCCGCCTTCAACACTCTCAAGCAGACATACAGGCCCCCTGCCGCGGTAAAACCGCTTGAGCAGCGATACCGGTGTCTCTGTATCCGCCAGCACCTCAGCACAAACGGGTATCACATTCGCGTTTTCAGCAAGCTCTCTAAATCTATTACATTCTGGAAACGTCTGTAAAAGCATAACTTATGTTCCTGTTTTTTTCTTTATAAGACAGGATTACCCGTCACTTGTTTCACTATATAACCTGTTTTAAAAACAAGTGACGGGTTAATCATGTCTATTTTATTTATCTCAAATTTCAATTTGAGAAAATTCGTGAATTTTCTCTACATAAGGGTCAATATTCCAACAAAAAAGGCCGCCAGGTTATCTGCCTGCGGCCTCTATCTTTAAAACAAAAAAAAGACCGCAAACCTCAAGGGGCTTACGGCCTTATGCGTTCAGTAATTAAAACTGCAATCCAACCGTTACCGCCCCTGAGCGATACCAATAACGCCAGTTAAAGCCAAAATAAAAGTTGTTTGCAGCAAATTTAATCATTTGTATTTTCAGTATAAATTAAGTTTTAAATTTCTATCTACAGGTTACTATAAACAGAAACCAGTGTAAGTCAAATAAGAAAATAATTTTTTTTATTTATTCAGCGGCAGAATCTTTATATTGCGGAAACTGATTTCCTGGCCGTGGTCTTGGAATATCAGGTAGCCTTCTCTGGGCAGGTCTTTGAACGCTGTTTCCTTGAATTTGTTTTCGCTGCCGTCGGGGTTTTTGCCGGCCTCGCTCCAGAGGTCAAGATTCATCTCGGTAACAGTTTTCCCGTTGAGAATAACGTTTATTCTGTTATCAATCGCGTATATTGTCATTCTGTTCCACCGGCCGGGCTCATTTACCGCTATCTGGGCAGGCTCAAGCAGGTCAAATATGCCGCCGCAATCGTGTTTATCCGGTGTGTCTTTTCCGTATGAGTCGAGGATCTGCACTTCTATCCAGGGAGTCCAGTTATAATTCTGTGTACGAAGCAGGACACCGCTGTTTGAACCTTTCTCTGTTTTGAAGCCGAAATCGAGGACAAAATCAGCGTATTTCTCTTTTGTGCATATATCCCCGCCGCCAAGACGTTTGATAACTCCCATTTCATATTCCCATTTGGCATCTTTGTTTTTATAAGCCGCGTTTGAAAGGTCCGGCTCGAAAACATACTGCCAGCCGCTGGAATTGATCTGCGAGGCCTTCTTGTTGAAATACTGTATGCACTCATAAACATCCGGCACAGAGTTTTCCCAGTTATGCTCATATTCAATGGAGAAAACGCCCTTGAAACCCTGGCTGTTCAGAGTCTCAAGAACCTCGTCAACTTTACAGACACCATTGCCCCAATGGACATCGTGAGCTTTTCTCACGCCGAACTCGTTTATATCCTTGAAGTGCATGGAAATTATGCGTCCCTCAAGCATCTTAACTGCCTCTACAGGGTCAACTCCGCTGCGGCACCAATGTCCAATATCAGCACAGGCTCCGATATACTCGCTGCGGCCTTTGCACGCCTCGAGAACAGCCTCCGGGTTCCAGTATCTGCTCGGCTGGGGATGGTTATGTATTGCCACGTTTATGTCGTATTCTTTACATAACTCATCGATTTTGTCCAGGCACTCCTGCGGGGGTTCAGAGACAATTGTCTCAATGCCCATGTTCCTTGCAAATTCAAAAACCTTGCGGTTGGCCTGCTCGTCTTCTCCAAGGCCTACCACGCCGAAATTCACCAGCCGGATCCCCGCCGAATCGAGCTTTTCTTTGACTGCCCTTCGCTGCGGAGGAGTCATATCCACATTGGTTTTGGCATCGCCGAATTCTTCGCAGATTTTCTGGCCCGGATACATCTCTATCCAGTCAAGACCAAGCTGGGCTGCTTTGTCAACAGCCTCATAGAAGGTAAAAAGTCTGAACGTGTAAGCCTGTGTGCCAAGCCGCCAGCCTTCATAAAATTCCGTTGATGGATGCCCTGCGGCTATACAATCGCCGCCAAGGCACAAACCTGTTGATAATACCATAAGTGTCACCATTATAATTAAAGTTCGTTTCATAGTTACCTCACATTGTTTTAATTTATTTACATATCCCAATAGGACTGAAAACTATATAGAATATAAGAGTAATTATAATTATCGCAACTCCAAAAATCTTTGCCGTTTTGGAAGTTGTCAGCTCTATCTGCGTATTTTGTCTGAAGACAATTGGTTCTTTGAGAGGCTTTATAACTGTCATAATAGCCATAATCAGCAGACAAAGTCCCAAACATATCGCCATACGGTTGAGGAAATTCAGCCCCGGTACATAAAGTTTTAAAATTCCGTAAGCGGCGATGTTAGTCAGCAGGCCCACAACCCCGACAAACGCCGGTGCCCTGTGAATCAGCAGTCCGAAAACAAACACCGCCAGGATACCCGGTGATATAAACCCCTGGCTTTCCTGTATGATGGTAAATATGCTGTTGCTGATCTTAGGGTTGCCAAGCTGAGGGGCCAAAGCTATCGCCACCAGCGAGAATACAACGACACAGCACCTGCCAACCATGACAAGTGTTTTCTGCTCTGCCGTCTTGCCTATATACTTGTGGAATATATCCATGGAAAATATCGTCGATGCGGCGTTGAGCATTGCCGCCAGAGAGCTGACAACAGCACCGAGAAGCGCAGCCAGCACAAAACCGACTAAACCCGTGTTTTGAGGCAGGACATTGCCCAGCAGCTGAGCGAAAGCCGTGTCATATTTGTAGGCAACAAATTTCTCTGTAGATATGCCTGTGCCGCCGGTCTG
Proteins encoded:
- a CDS encoding family 16 glycoside hydrolase; translation: MKRTLIIMVTLMVLSTGLCLGGDCIAAGHPSTEFYEGWRLGTQAYTFRLFTFYEAVDKAAQLGLDWIEMYPGQKICEEFGDAKTNVDMTPPQRRAVKEKLDSAGIRLVNFGVVGLGEDEQANRKVFEFARNMGIETIVSEPPQECLDKIDELCKEYDINVAIHNHPQPSRYWNPEAVLEACKGRSEYIGACADIGHWCRSGVDPVEAVKMLEGRIISMHFKDINEFGVRKAHDVHWGNGVCKVDEVLETLNSQGFKGVFSIEYEHNWENSVPDVYECIQYFNKKASQINSSGWQYVFEPDLSNAAYKNKDAKWEYEMGVIKRLGGGDICTKEKYADFVLDFGFKTEKGSNSGVLLRTQNYNWTPWIEVQILDSYGKDTPDKHDCGGIFDLLEPAQIAVNEPGRWNRMTIYAIDNRINVILNGKTVTEMNLDLWSEAGKNPDGSENKFKETAFKDLPREGYLIFQDHGQEISFRNIKILPLNK